The genomic region CAAAGGGTTTGATGCCGGTCCTATTATGAGTGTCAATAATTACATTGGCTGTACCTGAAGTATCAGCTTTGGTCTTCTGGTGACTCTCATCAACCGAGAGCGAGCAATCACTGTAAAGCCCGGGGGAATTCTGAGCCATCATTTCAAGCTATGCTGAAGAGCCACATTCTGTTTTGCCATATTGGGAGCAATTACGGCGCAAAGGCCGGCATCCTTAACATCCTGCATAAGTTTCTCACGATCTCCGCCTGTGGTTCCCATTACAAATGGCAGGGATTCCCTTATGTAGAATTCTGCATTTGTATTTACCGCTGTGGGG from Chitinispirillum alkaliphilum harbors:
- a CDS encoding 4-hydroxy-tetrahydrodipicolinate reductase; its protein translation is MEFTLLKPDMRDSEIGNIRESYGEFVTVDYTHPTAVNTNAEFYIRESLPFVMGTTGGDREKLMQDVKDAGLCAVIAPNMAKQNVALQHSLK